The following are encoded in a window of Caballeronia sp. NK8 genomic DNA:
- a CDS encoding 3-hydroxyacyl-CoA dehydrogenase NAD-binding domain-containing protein, whose translation MTNHVAIVGAGVIGAGWATHFLARGFSVTATDPGAGAETRLREWIDDAWPAMERLGLANGASRDRLTFTNDIGAAVRDAGFIQESGPERLDVKRALIASIEAAAKEDAIIASSSSGLSISEMQAGAKHPERIVLGHPFNPSHIIPLVEVGGGKLTRAETIEKAMAFYLSTGKKVIRINTEVKGHIANRLQVALWQEAISLVQRGVASVEDIDTAIAWGPGLRWALLGPFLNLHASGGSGGIAHVLRHLGPAQREWSRDLGTYPETDDYIESIASGVEQELQSHDFPEMLRQRDRLLIELLEAKRGLSQIP comes from the coding sequence ATGACGAACCACGTCGCCATCGTAGGCGCTGGGGTCATCGGCGCGGGATGGGCAACGCACTTCCTGGCTCGCGGGTTCTCGGTGACGGCTACCGATCCCGGCGCAGGCGCCGAAACGCGCCTGCGCGAATGGATCGACGACGCCTGGCCCGCGATGGAGCGGCTCGGGCTGGCGAACGGCGCCTCGCGCGACAGGCTCACGTTCACGAACGATATCGGCGCGGCCGTGCGCGATGCCGGTTTCATTCAGGAAAGCGGCCCCGAGCGTCTCGATGTCAAACGCGCGCTGATCGCCAGCATCGAAGCGGCGGCGAAAGAAGATGCGATCATCGCGTCATCGTCGTCGGGGTTGTCGATCAGCGAGATGCAGGCGGGCGCGAAACATCCGGAACGCATCGTCCTCGGCCATCCGTTCAATCCGTCGCACATCATTCCCTTGGTCGAGGTCGGTGGCGGGAAACTGACGCGCGCCGAAACCATCGAGAAGGCCATGGCGTTCTATCTCTCGACGGGCAAGAAAGTGATCCGGATCAATACGGAGGTCAAGGGTCATATCGCCAATCGCCTACAGGTAGCGTTATGGCAGGAGGCGATCAGTCTGGTGCAGCGCGGCGTTGCCTCGGTGGAAGATATCGACACGGCCATCGCGTGGGGGCCGGGCCTGCGCTGGGCGTTGCTCGGACCGTTTCTCAACCTTCACGCGTCCGGAGGCTCCGGCGGTATTGCGCATGTGCTGCGGCATCTGGGGCCGGCGCAGCGCGAGTGGTCCAGAGATCTCGGCACGTACCCGGAAACGGACGATTACATCGAATCGATTGCGAGCGGCGTCGAGCAGGAATTGCAGTCGCATGACTTTCCGGAGATGCTTCGCCAGCGCGATCGCTTGCTGATCGAGCTATTGGAAGCAAAGCGCGGTCTTTCGCAGATTCCATGA
- a CDS encoding MFS transporter: MIRARSLPAAAALVGGSTDQIVEDAVFRKISWRIMPIVLIAYVFAFLDRINIGYAQLQMKHDLAFSDAVYGLGAGVFFVTYLLFEVPSNLLLERIGARLSFLRIMVLWGLTSAATAFVSEPWQFYGIRLLLGIFEAGFFPGIILYLTYWYPSQRRGRVTGLFLFGMPITGVLGGPLSGTIMSGMEGFGGMHGWQWLFLVEGLPTVLLGFVLYRMLPDKPARAPWLDDTEKRLVQSVLDADHRGDAKSGHHGKLAAALADPKTYMLAFIYFCCACAVYTLTFWLPTMIKGLGIAPIATIGWYTAVPYIFGALGVLVISRSSDRLKERRWHVGGSLVVGAVALASTSFLGFAVVPVMALLCVASFFIFGGGSLFWSIPPTYLGRDAAAAGIAVISSLGILGGFVSPTLIGWIKGVTGSIQIGLLGLIALVICGGLTILLGLPKSAVRVGSDDGASAH, translated from the coding sequence ATGATTCGCGCTCGTTCGCTGCCCGCCGCAGCCGCGCTCGTCGGAGGTTCGACGGACCAGATAGTCGAAGACGCCGTTTTCCGCAAGATAAGCTGGCGCATCATGCCGATCGTTTTGATCGCGTATGTGTTCGCGTTTCTCGACCGCATCAACATCGGTTACGCGCAGCTTCAGATGAAGCACGATCTCGCCTTCTCCGATGCGGTCTACGGACTCGGCGCGGGCGTTTTCTTCGTCACTTACCTGCTGTTCGAGGTGCCCAGCAATCTGCTGCTGGAAAGAATCGGCGCACGCTTGTCCTTCCTGCGCATCATGGTGCTGTGGGGACTCACGTCGGCGGCGACCGCCTTCGTTAGCGAACCCTGGCAGTTCTACGGCATCCGGCTTTTGCTCGGCATCTTCGAAGCGGGCTTCTTCCCCGGCATCATTCTTTATCTGACGTACTGGTACCCAAGCCAGCGCCGTGGCCGCGTGACCGGACTGTTCCTGTTCGGCATGCCGATCACGGGCGTGCTGGGCGGGCCGCTGTCGGGCACGATCATGAGCGGCATGGAAGGCTTCGGCGGCATGCATGGCTGGCAATGGCTGTTTCTCGTCGAAGGCCTGCCGACGGTTCTGCTGGGGTTCGTGCTGTACCGCATGCTGCCGGACAAGCCGGCCCGCGCGCCCTGGCTCGATGACACCGAAAAGCGCCTCGTGCAGTCGGTTCTCGACGCCGATCACCGTGGCGATGCGAAGTCCGGACATCACGGCAAGCTGGCCGCTGCACTGGCGGACCCGAAGACCTACATGCTCGCCTTCATCTACTTCTGCTGCGCCTGCGCAGTCTACACGCTCACCTTCTGGCTGCCGACGATGATCAAAGGCCTCGGCATCGCCCCGATCGCCACGATCGGCTGGTACACGGCGGTGCCCTATATCTTCGGTGCGCTCGGCGTGCTCGTCATCAGCCGCAGCTCGGACCGTCTGAAGGAGCGGCGCTGGCATGTCGGAGGCAGTCTTGTCGTCGGCGCGGTGGCGCTGGCCTCGACGTCCTTCCTTGGCTTCGCGGTCGTGCCGGTGATGGCCCTGCTGTGCGTCGCCTCGTTCTTCATCTTCGGCGGCGGTTCGCTGTTCTGGTCGATTCCCCCTACTTATCTCGGCCGCGACGCCGCCGCGGCCGGCATCGCGGTGATCAGCTCGCTGGGCATCCTCGGCGGCTTCGTCAGCCCGACACTGATCGGCTGGATCAAGGGCGTGACCGGCAGCATCCAGATCGGGCTGCTGGGCCTGATCGCCCTCGTCATTTGTGGCGGCCTGACGATTCTGCTGGGCCTGCCGAAAAGCGCGGTTCGCGTGGGATCGGACGATGGCGCAAGCGCGCATTGA
- a CDS encoding AAA family ATPase, translated as MNESIQTPSTGLSSLGTYVHPSDENAGTWIVSHAERPHAYRIVHRLPGGAARVDTVVDLDNLQAKLGKWHREGFVRQASEEPAPRPERHRFMQALRAAARHDEARSTSPAKTTTIRSVHMPVGAGGSLVPPLNPAYLFSARSENVLHDIVENRRILLIGHTGTGKTSLIEQIAACTKHSVLRSNMNGQTTIGDFVGFWTVKGGETIWVDGVLPTAMRDGLWLIIDEVDFAEPAILAVLTSVLESAGHLLLKEKGNEIVTPHPSFRLFATANAVGAMSAFRHLYQGANVMNEAFLDRWRVHQIDYLTPDDEALVLTRLFGNRVTAGMARTLAAVAADCRDAFAREDLSSAFSTRRLIDWTELMLRTGDPEAAAGPTIYAKVTAEDAALIRDIIQHHIALEG; from the coding sequence ATGAACGAGTCGATTCAAACGCCATCCACCGGGCTATCGTCGCTCGGCACTTATGTTCACCCGAGCGATGAAAACGCCGGCACATGGATCGTCAGCCACGCGGAGCGGCCGCACGCGTACCGCATCGTGCACCGTCTGCCCGGTGGCGCGGCGCGCGTCGATACGGTCGTCGATCTGGACAATCTCCAGGCGAAGCTGGGCAAGTGGCATCGCGAAGGGTTCGTTCGACAGGCAAGCGAAGAGCCAGCGCCGCGCCCGGAACGTCATCGCTTCATGCAGGCGTTGAGAGCCGCTGCGCGACATGACGAAGCGCGTTCCACATCGCCTGCGAAGACCACGACGATCCGTTCCGTGCACATGCCCGTCGGCGCAGGCGGGTCGCTCGTTCCACCGCTCAATCCAGCCTATCTGTTTTCGGCACGCTCGGAGAACGTGCTTCACGACATCGTCGAGAACAGGCGCATTCTGCTGATCGGACACACGGGCACCGGCAAGACGAGCCTGATCGAGCAGATCGCCGCATGCACGAAACATAGCGTGCTGCGCTCGAACATGAACGGTCAGACGACCATCGGTGACTTCGTCGGATTCTGGACCGTCAAGGGCGGCGAGACGATCTGGGTCGATGGCGTGCTGCCAACCGCGATGCGCGACGGCCTCTGGCTGATCATCGATGAAGTCGACTTCGCCGAGCCCGCGATCCTCGCCGTGCTGACCTCGGTTCTGGAATCCGCGGGCCACCTTCTTCTGAAGGAAAAAGGCAACGAGATCGTGACTCCGCATCCGTCGTTCCGTCTCTTCGCAACAGCCAATGCAGTCGGCGCGATGAGCGCGTTTCGCCACCTCTACCAGGGCGCCAATGTGATGAACGAGGCGTTTCTGGACCGCTGGCGCGTCCATCAGATCGACTATCTGACGCCCGACGATGAAGCGCTCGTGCTCACACGCCTCTTCGGGAATCGCGTGACCGCCGGGATGGCGCGCACGCTTGCCGCGGTCGCAGCCGACTGTCGCGACGCGTTTGCACGCGAAGATTTGTCGAGTGCGTTTTCCACGCGGCGGCTCATCGACTGGACGGAGCTGATGCTGCGCACGGGCGACCCCGAAGCCGCCGCAGGCCCGACGATCTACGCGAAAGTCACAGCTGAAGACGCCGCGTTGATCCGCGACATCATCCAGCATCACATTGCACTCGAAGGCTGA
- a CDS encoding 3-keto-5-aminohexanoate cleavage protein, with the protein MSKPKVIVTVAPTGGMATKKMNPNLPTQPQEIADDTYRCYNAGASVVAIHARRPDDEATCDPAIYSHINRLIRDKCDIILNNSTGGGINGDMVRELDNGLWEIQWEERLKGMQGDGVEMCTLDAQTVIASFGGKEILVATPPSRIRQIAMMMKERGIKPEWEVFGLADIVQDVQRAINEGLDDAPHFINIVIGANAFQGALPYTPRLLQTMVDHLPRNTVFNVSAIGAAQLPAAMNSLLLGGHVRVGLEDNLYYRHGELATNVQLVERLVRLVREMGYEPATPDEAREIIGLRPLHAGIDAACLEG; encoded by the coding sequence ATGAGCAAGCCCAAAGTCATTGTGACCGTCGCGCCGACCGGCGGCATGGCCACCAAGAAGATGAACCCGAACCTGCCGACGCAGCCGCAGGAAATCGCCGACGACACCTACCGCTGCTACAACGCCGGCGCCAGTGTCGTGGCGATCCACGCGCGCCGGCCCGACGACGAAGCCACGTGCGACCCCGCAATCTACAGCCATATCAACCGCCTGATCCGCGACAAATGCGACATCATCCTGAACAACTCGACGGGTGGCGGGATCAATGGCGACATGGTGCGTGAACTCGACAACGGCCTGTGGGAAATCCAGTGGGAAGAACGTTTGAAGGGCATGCAGGGGGACGGGGTCGAGATGTGCACGCTCGACGCGCAGACCGTGATCGCCAGCTTCGGCGGCAAGGAAATTCTCGTGGCGACGCCGCCGTCGCGAATCAGGCAGATCGCCATGATGATGAAGGAACGCGGCATCAAGCCCGAATGGGAAGTGTTCGGTCTGGCCGATATCGTTCAGGATGTCCAGCGCGCCATCAACGAAGGTCTCGACGATGCGCCGCATTTCATCAACATCGTGATCGGCGCGAATGCGTTTCAGGGCGCGTTGCCTTATACGCCGCGGCTGTTGCAGACGATGGTCGATCACCTGCCGCGCAACACGGTCTTCAACGTCAGCGCCATCGGCGCGGCGCAGTTGCCCGCCGCGATGAACTCGCTTCTGCTCGGCGGACACGTGCGCGTCGGGCTGGAGGACAACCTGTACTACCGGCACGGCGAACTGGCCACCAACGTGCAACTGGTCGAGCGGCTCGTGCGCCTGGTCCGTGAGATGGGCTATGAACCAGCGACGCCGGACGAGGCGCGCGAGATCATCGGATTGCGGCCGTTGCATGCGGGCATCGACGCGGCCTGTCTGGAGGGTTAA
- a CDS encoding DoxX family protein, producing MSQKTLLWAGRIISGLVVLALLADAASILTFPSSMQATFAATGFPDNLAPTLGMIVLVCTVLFAIPRTAVLGAILLTGLLGGAICTHFRLGEIGSPPQIISLVLGALVWGALYLRDARVKRLLPLTA from the coding sequence ATGAGCCAGAAAACCTTGCTTTGGGCGGGCCGGATCATCAGCGGACTGGTCGTGCTGGCGTTACTTGCCGATGCCGCCAGCATTCTTACGTTTCCATCGAGCATGCAGGCGACGTTCGCCGCGACCGGATTTCCCGATAACCTCGCGCCCACGCTCGGCATGATCGTGCTGGTCTGCACGGTTCTTTTCGCCATTCCGCGAACCGCCGTGCTGGGCGCGATCCTGTTGACCGGACTTCTCGGCGGCGCGATATGCACGCATTTTCGGCTCGGCGAGATCGGGTCGCCGCCGCAGATCATCAGCCTGGTGCTCGGTGCATTGGTGTGGGGCGCGCTGTACTTGCGCGATGCGCGCGTCAAGCGTCTCCTTCCCTTGACGGCCTGA
- a CDS encoding thioesterase family protein, whose product MSKETVCRIDVQFGDCDPAGIVFFPNFSRWMDAASHDYFIQCGLPPWREMQALPNCIGAPLLEIHTRFHISATYGESLEVHTRVEEWRGKVFVQSHRIMRGDTLICEGRATRALCIKQADGRLKAVPVPEFIRSACE is encoded by the coding sequence GTGAGTAAAGAAACTGTCTGTCGTATCGATGTGCAATTCGGCGATTGCGATCCCGCCGGTATCGTCTTCTTTCCGAATTTTTCGCGCTGGATGGACGCCGCGTCGCACGATTATTTTATACAGTGCGGCCTGCCGCCATGGCGCGAGATGCAGGCGCTGCCGAATTGCATCGGCGCGCCGCTGCTCGAGATTCACACGCGTTTTCACATCTCGGCGACCTACGGCGAAAGCCTCGAGGTGCACACGCGCGTCGAGGAATGGCGCGGCAAGGTCTTCGTGCAGAGCCATCGCATCATGCGCGGCGACACCCTGATCTGCGAAGGGCGCGCGACTCGGGCACTGTGCATCAAGCAAGCCGATGGGCGGCTCAAGGCCGTGCCCGTGCCCGAGTTCATTCGTAGCGCATGTGAATGA
- a CDS encoding DUF3616 domain-containing protein, whose product MKRILLALCFACAISAYASSAVADAITTYRGICNASAGIDLGAGYFIVADDEINSLVIYRYDTPKHVGKVELNVYLNGPDGGKGEADLEGAARIGDTIYWIGSHGRNADDELKPKRHRLFATRIDLSGATPTVAMPNAKPYGGLLEALASDRRFSVLTEASEKGAEKPRGLNIEGLADTKDGGLYIGFRNPLSDANLSAHVLKLKNPDAVINRNAAPVFDDLILLDLGKRGIRSMERVGDEYFIVAGPIDDGKAGRPESRFAIYRWTGERNTRPMYWKDIDPPDFHAEGLFAIAGTDRLYLLSDDGGKRSVCKAKSHEMSDDKTFRGMSLRY is encoded by the coding sequence ATGAAACGTATTTTGCTTGCGCTGTGTTTCGCGTGCGCGATCAGCGCGTACGCATCGAGCGCCGTTGCCGATGCGATCACGACGTATCGCGGGATCTGCAACGCATCGGCGGGCATCGATCTCGGCGCGGGTTATTTCATCGTCGCCGATGACGAGATCAATTCGCTGGTCATCTACCGCTACGACACGCCGAAGCACGTCGGCAAAGTCGAACTCAACGTCTATCTGAATGGCCCCGATGGCGGCAAGGGCGAAGCGGACCTCGAGGGCGCGGCGAGAATCGGCGACACGATTTACTGGATCGGATCGCACGGGCGCAATGCCGACGATGAACTCAAGCCGAAGCGTCATCGGCTGTTCGCGACGCGCATCGATCTTTCAGGCGCGACGCCCACGGTCGCGATGCCGAACGCCAAACCTTATGGCGGCCTGCTCGAAGCGCTGGCATCGGACAGACGCTTCAGCGTCCTGACCGAGGCGTCCGAAAAAGGCGCGGAAAAGCCGCGAGGACTCAACATCGAAGGATTGGCCGACACGAAGGACGGCGGACTGTATATCGGCTTCAGGAATCCGCTCTCGGACGCGAACCTGTCAGCGCACGTTCTGAAGCTGAAGAACCCCGATGCGGTCATCAACCGAAATGCGGCGCCCGTGTTCGACGATCTCATCCTCCTAGACCTCGGTAAGCGCGGAATTCGCAGCATGGAGCGCGTCGGCGATGAATACTTCATCGTTGCCGGTCCGATCGATGACGGCAAGGCAGGCCGTCCTGAATCGAGATTCGCGATCTATCGATGGACGGGCGAGCGCAATACGCGACCCATGTACTGGAAGGACATCGATCCGCCCGACTTTCATGCGGAGGGACTGTTTGCCATCGCCGGGACGGATCGGCTCTATCTCCTGAGCGACGATGGCGGCAAACGGTCCGTCTGCAAAGCGAAGTCTCACGAAATGTCGGACGATAAGACGTTCCGGGGCATGAGCCTGCGTTACTGA
- a CDS encoding SDR family oxidoreductase, producing the protein MTTSTGQRVLVTAGAGGIGRAIAEAFVSAGASVFVCDIDEAALHDMRAQLPGVRTSVCDIADRAAVSRMVTEASAALGGLDVLINNAGIAGPTASVEDMDPDAWEAVLRVNLTGTFLVTQQAIPFLKQADDGVILVMSSLAGRFGYPNRSPYATTKWGLIGLTKTLSRELGEFGIRVNAVLPGAVEGPRIQQVLAGRASASGRTVAQEEAAALGNQSIRHFVDPAHIAGLAVFLASDAGRSISGQMIPIDGDSQSAV; encoded by the coding sequence ATGACGACATCCACGGGCCAGCGCGTGCTGGTGACCGCGGGCGCGGGCGGAATAGGGCGCGCCATCGCGGAAGCGTTCGTATCGGCGGGGGCGAGCGTGTTCGTCTGCGATATCGACGAAGCGGCGCTTCACGATATGCGCGCGCAATTGCCGGGCGTGAGGACATCGGTGTGCGATATCGCGGATCGTGCCGCGGTTTCGCGCATGGTCACGGAGGCGTCGGCTGCACTCGGTGGACTGGACGTCCTGATCAACAACGCGGGCATCGCCGGGCCGACCGCGAGCGTCGAAGACATGGACCCCGATGCGTGGGAAGCCGTGCTTCGTGTGAACCTCACGGGCACGTTCCTCGTCACGCAACAGGCCATTCCGTTCCTGAAGCAAGCGGACGACGGCGTGATCCTCGTGATGTCGTCGCTGGCGGGGCGCTTTGGTTATCCGAACCGCAGCCCATACGCGACGACCAAATGGGGGCTCATCGGCCTCACCAAGACCCTGTCGCGCGAGCTGGGCGAATTCGGCATCAGAGTCAACGCGGTTCTGCCCGGCGCCGTCGAAGGTCCACGTATTCAGCAGGTGCTGGCGGGACGCGCATCCGCGAGCGGCCGCACCGTCGCGCAGGAAGAGGCGGCGGCGCTCGGCAATCAGTCCATCAGGCATTTCGTCGATCCCGCGCACATCGCCGGGCTCGCCGTCTTTCTCGCTTCCGACGCCGGGAGGTCCATCTCCGGACAAATGATTCCCATCGACGGCGATTCGCAAAGCGCCGTCTGA
- a CDS encoding Crp/Fnr family transcriptional regulator, which translates to MTRPKRMAATSLTIDELFAQSTWFPKLDEAAQARVRAAASERAVAADQALGHHGERQHVWFGMLEGLIKWSITARDGQTVTLGGQSAGSWFGEGTLIRNKPRESDLIALRDSRVVQIPRATFEWLREQQPSFNDFLLRQVNERLHWFMGAVAAHGLLDTDSLVARALVGMVQPLSNPCGAAHLPLSQEELANLAAVSRQTCNKAMTRFKNAGLVRTGYGGIVVLDVAGLDALSK; encoded by the coding sequence ATGACGCGGCCAAAGCGGATGGCCGCGACGTCCCTCACGATCGACGAGCTGTTCGCCCAGTCGACATGGTTCCCGAAGCTGGACGAAGCGGCGCAGGCACGCGTGCGCGCGGCCGCGTCGGAGCGCGCCGTCGCGGCCGATCAGGCGCTCGGGCACCACGGCGAACGACAGCATGTCTGGTTCGGCATGCTCGAAGGCCTCATCAAATGGTCGATCACCGCACGCGATGGTCAGACCGTCACACTGGGCGGACAGTCGGCCGGAAGCTGGTTCGGCGAAGGCACGCTGATCCGAAACAAACCGCGTGAATCCGACCTGATCGCGCTGCGCGACAGCCGCGTCGTGCAGATTCCGCGCGCCACGTTCGAATGGCTGCGCGAGCAGCAGCCCTCGTTCAACGACTTCCTGCTGCGACAGGTCAACGAGCGTCTGCACTGGTTCATGGGCGCGGTCGCCGCGCATGGGCTGCTCGATACCGACAGTCTCGTGGCACGCGCGCTGGTGGGCATGGTGCAGCCGTTGTCGAATCCGTGCGGCGCGGCGCATTTGCCGCTGTCCCAGGAAGAGTTGGCCAACCTCGCCGCCGTGTCGCGCCAGACCTGCAACAAGGCGATGACCCGCTTCAAGAACGCCGGCCTCGTGCGCACCGGGTACGGCGGCATCGTCGTGCTCGATGTGGCCGGGCTGGACGCGCTGTCGAAATAG